The sequence GCTGTTTGAGCCTGGCCAATGGGCTGCCCAGATGCCCCTGCAGGTTGTGCTTGTACTGCTGTGGATTGCACTGGCAGCTGGATGCCCTGTGGCTGGGCCACAGGAATCACGGATGGTCCTGCTCCCGATCCTGCGGAACTGGCCTGTCCAGAGGACATCGCTGCTTGAAGAATTGGCTGCTGCTGTACGTATTCTGACGAAGGGTTTTGAGTCATCGACTGGCCATGGCCTGGAGCTAGCTGTGTAGAAACCATTGGTTGCTGCTGCCCATACGGTAACTGTTGGGGTGGCGGCCCTGGGAGAGGAGTTTGCACTGGAGGAGCTGTCTGGGGGTACGGCAGTTGGGGTTGAGCCAAGCTGGAAATGGAGGGCTGCTGACCTCCAGCTGCCGTTACCACATTCACAGACGAAGGCTGGATACCGGCGGCTGCGCTCCTGGCGGCTTGCAGAGGTACAGGTTGAAGACCCGGCTTCTGCTGAAAGCTCAATTCTTGAGGCTGTAATTGAACTTGTGACATCTGCGGCTGAGAAATACTCTGCGGTATACTAGCTGCTGCAATACTCTGTGGCCCGGGGCTACTGAAATCCATCTGCTGGAGGGCCACACCTGGAAGAACTGgcagcggtggtggtggtggcggctgcGGCTGCTGCACCACCACAGCAGGGGCTCCCATCTCGCCACTTCCCACACTCTCCGTGTAGTGGCTCAGCGTGCTGACACTACTGCTCACCGAACCCCCACTAGTGCTCTCCCTCTCCGAAGACACTTCCGTGGGGGTTTGCTTCACGGTCTCCACCGCTTTATTTATGGCCACGCCTTCTGCGGCCGGCAGGGCGTTCTCTTTTTCGTAGAACTCGGTGCAAGTCCATCTACCTTTTTTAAAGGGTTCAGAAGTAGAGTCTAACTTCACAACTCTGAACCTTGACGTGTTAACTGTTGGTTGCTGCTGCTGACTTGAAACCACTCCCACAGTGATACCTGCAGCTGCATTAAGGACACTGTTAGCAacaggagaggaagagacagtACCATTGCCCATGCCACTCAGGGCACTCACATTAACACCACTGCTAACTCCAGGCCCAACACCTACACCAGCAGCACTAGGAATATTGCTTGTACTTATATTAGCATTACCATGCACGCCGCTTGTCACGTGAGGACTGAAACTACCCGCAGCAGCAACGCTAACATTATTCGTCGCACTCGTGCCAGGCACAGAATTTATACCTATGCTGCCTGCAGTACTTGGAGCGCGGAGGTTCGGCATCCCGGATGCAGGTAAGGCGCTGGATGATACAGCAGAAGCAGGGGCAACCGGCACAGCGCCATCAGAACTTCCAGTTGTAGAGAGTTTTCGGGACACTGGGCTCGAGGGTGGCCCTCCAGGAATGGACGGAGTGGTCACAGCAGCATGGGACGAATGGTGGTGTCCGTGGTGAAGGTGGTGCCCGTGAtgaaggtgatggtggtgatggaggtggtggggaTGAGCGTTCCCATTGATCACAACGTTCTGTGGTGGGAGGTGAGGCAAATGAGGCTGAGGAAGGTGCGGCTGGTTAGGAGAGACTGCCCCAGGTGTTTCGGCTTCCTGAAAGTTATTCAGAGTCTCTTCCGAGGAGCTGCGTTCAGGCTCGCCCAAGTCAGTGGCCCTGGAAAGAGACACGTCAAGGATCTCGGAAGAAGACAGGTCCTCCGTGTGAGACTCGTCCAGATCGTCGTAGCTCTCGGTGTCCTCCGCTATGCTGTTGTTCGAGCTGATGCTGGCAGAGATCTGAGCCGGAGTAACGCTAGTTATCTGGAAgccacttttctttttcatctgaGTTCCGCCCGGCGCAAGAGGCTGTGCCTGCAGCGGAGCCTGCGAGAGGAGGTTCAGGCTTTGTGGAGGCGGAGGCTGAGGTCCCTGCGTGGAAGATGCAGCAGGAGGCGGCGGCTGGAGCAGCGAAGGAGGAGGAAAATCCTCAGAAGATGGAGCAGCACCACTGACGACGGTACCTGCTGCACTGAGCGCAGAGGCGCTGCCGCCACTGCTGCCCCTTCGAGGGAACATCGCCGGGTGCGCCATCTTCCTAGTACTAATGTCTGCGGCGGCGGCCGCCGCGGCAGTGGACTCCGGCGGCTGGTGCATTGTGCTGGGTACCGGGGGGCGGAGAAGGCGAGTGCAATTTCCTTCTGCACCGTAATCTTTGTATGGAGAAGCCGGAGAGGAGAACAGGACCTGAAGCTCCGCCCGACgcgattcctcctcctcctcctcggccGAAGGCGCCGACTGCTCCTGCCTTCGAGGGCTAGCTTCGGGAAGGGAGGATGAACCGGGTGAACCAGGTGGTTGGGGAACCGAAGGGGGACCCCTTCAGTCCTTCGCCATTCACTTTCCCCTCCAGTCACACACCCCCCTTTATATTCCGCTTCACGTGGGGTGCggggcgggaggagggagggaggggagcccAGGAGGGGGCGGGGGAGCCGAGGAGAAGCGAGAAATGCCCACCTTCTTTGGCCAACTCCGGAGCCAGCTCAGCCCCCTCCTCCCGCGGCGGCGGCCACTGCAAAGCCCCGCCGCTCGCCCTGCACTGAGGCAGCGCGGAGCGAGCGAGCGGTCGCCCGGCCCTCGCCACCCCCGGCGCCGCGGCCGCCGGCGAGCTCCGAGCTCAGCGTCGCTCCAACCTCCCCTGCCGGCGCGGCCGGCCCCACTCGGGCCTCCCCCCGCGGCCCGCGGCCCCTCTCAAACCCCCTGGGCTCGCGACGGCTGCTCCGGGAGCAAAGACTGGCCGCGGCTGGGACCCGGGCGGCGCGGCTGGGAGCGGGGAGAAGGAGGCGGCGGTGGCGGGGCGCCCGGTACGGTGAACCCAGCAACGAGGCGCGGGCGGGCGCGCAGAGACGCCGGGTCCTCGCGGAGCGCGGCCGGGGCGCGGCGGTGGCGGTGGCAGCGGCGTCGGCGACAGCGGGAGCCCAGGGACCGCTCCATCACTGGCAGCCATGGAGCCCGAGCATTTTCCTCCCTCGGGGCAGGCGCTCGGCTCGGCACACGTCCTCGGGGAGGAAGAGGGCGCCGGCGCCCGGGCCGCTCCGGCGGGCGACGGGGACGTGCGCGGGAGCCGAGGGGCGAGCTCGCGTCCTCTTCTCAGCCCGCCGGCTGCCTCGGCACCGCGCTGCTCCCGCGGccgggagggaggaagggagggagggggccgCGGGCGGCGGCGGTGGTGGCAGCTCCTTtcgcggtggcggcggcggccaGACGGGGCTGGTGCAGCGACTGCAGCCGACGCCGTTCAAAGAAATGAGAGGTGGGGTTGGTCGGTGGCGGCGCGGGGCGGGGGAGTGGGAGGGCGTCGGGCGAGGAGGGGGCTGTGGTGGTTGTTACTAGTGCTCTTCCCGAGCTGCTCAGTATCCCCAGTCTCTCGCGGCACCAAGAGAGGAGGGACCAGCGCCCCAACGCAAAAGGAGGAGGGTCGAGCGAGCGCCgaccgaggaggaggaggaggaggagaagaagaaggcgGCGGGGGGGAGGGGTCgcggaggagaggagggaagatggCGTCTGCGCCTGCGCGCCGGCGCTGCAGACATAAAGCCTGGTCTGACTAGGGAGAGGCGGCCTGTCTTCGGGCCCCGCCGAGCTCCCGACTGGGGCTCTGACGGAAATTGCCGAAGGCCGGCGGAGCCGCCGACGCCTGAgggcggtgggggtggggcgccTGGGCGGGCGCGCGAGCGAGCGAATCCGGGTCGCGTGGAGAGTCTGGGGTGGGGTGCGGGGGGCCACGCGGCGCGCGCGCGCGGGTTAGGCGTGTCCGCTGCTGGCTCCCACGCGACCCGGGCGAGCGAGCAAGGGAACGAGCGAGCGAGGCGGGTGAGGAGCGCTAGGTCTCGGGCGTGCGCGCCCCGGGGCGGTATCCCCCGGCCTGCAGAATGGCTAATGAGGCTTTTCTCCTCAGCAACAGCATCACGAGTTGCAGCTCCCAGGAGCCCTCCGCTGCTGCCACATGAGTCAGGCTTTCTTCCCCGGCGTGTGGCAgagtcctcctcctccatctcctcttccctgcCGCACCTGGGCTCCCCCCTCGACCCGCACCGCCCTCGCCTCTTCCGGGGATGCCCTGGCTGCGGATCCCCCAGGActgactcccccaccccaccccaagccaGTGGTACCTTTTGTGCAGAGCGGTGGTGGCTACCGCAGGGTCCCTCGCCCTTCGACGGACTGGAGGGGCGAGGCTGCCAGCTGGTGTTACGGTTCGTGACCGGGATCCTCCCGAGCCCCTTCAGGGGAAGGCTCGCTCCTGAGGGAGTGGTCCTTTCTGCCCCTCGGTACCTGGAGGGAAGAAGCCAGCCTGCTGGGCCAGTCTGCTAACAGGTGGAGCTTCCCTCCAGCCAttcattgtctttttgtgtccACACTGCGGCCCTCTGGGGTAAAGGCGAGGTCTTGCTGGAATTTAGTGAAGAATGCCCTTTAGGATTAGAAAAGGGAAAGGGCCAGTTGAAATtccctctttaaaaacaaacaaacaaaaaaaaaacccactaaactAAAACTACGTTTCATGACTGTAAAGTAGTTAGGTTTAGGTGTGCTTGGAGGTAGTCTTCTGTTAAGTAGTACATGGTAAACCTCTCTAAACATTGCTTTGCTTCTaacctagaattttttttaagcaagTAAATATGAAAAGAGTCGTTTGAGAACAGGTTTGTTTCTGTTCTAACTTAGGTGAGGGGTTACAGATTGTTTGCAAGATAGACCCCTGAGTCAGGAAATTACCGATCTAATATTGGAAGGttaacaccaaaaaaaaaaaaaaaaaaaaaaaaatccctgttagCTTCGGTTTTCTTTGAGCTTGGCACCCCTCATTCTATACATGAAAATCCTGAATGTCACCTAAGATTCACATTGttactacttttttctttctaagtgaGACTGGGTCTCCTGAAGCGGAAGGTGACCTTAAACCCCTTGTATTCCTGCCGCGgtttcctgagtgctgtaattacaAGCCCTCACCAGCATGCCTACTTGCTAATGTAAAGGGCTCTGGGCTAAGTACAAAGTATGTGCTCACAAATCTGAAAGTAATAGACCGTGATAggtaattggggggggggggactgggttTGTGTCTTCTAATTAGTATGTGAGTACCTGTGTTTTCAGACAGCTGGGGCCATCGGagtattttacaaaaataaatcattgcACCGAGTGTGCTGAGATaacttgtaaccccagtgctgaggcGGTAGTGGCAGGAGGGTCTTGAGtcccagggcagcctgagctacatagggagattgaggctttaaacaaagaaaatctttTGTAGCACCCTATTTGGATGTCACCTGTGTTCGTGGACATAACCCCCGGCTGCTTTTGTTGCAAGTGACTCACCAGTTTCTGAAGTACATACTGGGCATGCTTTCTCAGCAATTTTTTTGATAGAAAATAGAAGTTGTCCTAATGGCTTGAAACTGCAAGAGGACGGAGAATGACAGAAAGCTGTTTCTTTGGATGGTAGTGAGGAAGAAAATGTCCCTGGTATCGCAAAACGTTGCCTCAAACCAAAGCCTTAAATGGCAAAGGGCGTTTGTCACCCCTTGGCTTTTGTAACGCCTACTGTTATTTGATAATGGcgctaaaaagtaaaataaagtcatGAACGTTCTATGCAAAGTTGGCGTAATGGAAACCTTGTAGAAAGGGCTCTATCAGAAGCAGAGTTCATTCTGATCATCCAGCAGTGGGCTGGGTTGTGATCAGCTTGGGAAGAGGAATTCCTTTcagaagaaatgtttaaaaagaaaactaaagggctggagagatggctcagtggttaagaacattgcctgctcttccaaaggtcctgagttcaattcccagcaaccacatggtggctcacaaccatctgtaatgaggtctggtgccctcttctggcctgcagacatacacacagacagaatattgtatacataataaataaataaataaataaataaatattttttttttaaattaaagacgtttatgctgtgggatattgcTCTCATACAcggtaaaaatttgtcactcatatgggtttaataaaatgttgattggccagtagccaggcaggaaatataggcgggggTAGGGGAcgagactaggagaattctgggaagacgaAAGGCAGAGACGCCAATCATccaaaagcagagaaagcaagatgaaaatgccacatggctaaacatagataagaattatgggttgataTAAGTTGTTAGAagtagtaataagcctgaacaataggtcaaacagtttataattaatataagcttctgtgtgtttatttgggactgaatggctgtgggacctggtgggacagaaacttctgtctgcatgtttaattgggtgtggtggcacacgcctttaatcccagtactcaagaggcagaggcaggtggatctctgagtttaaggccagtctagtctacataaggagttccaggccagccacggctatatagtaagaccttgtTATTCCTATGTCTGTTACACACCTATTAAAtaacatggaaaaaaagaaatactatgtTAAGTCCAGAGCTGAGATGGTATCCCATGcatataatcccagtactaaggagACCAACGCAGGAGTGCCCAAGTTTATGaacaacctggactacatagtgaaatccaggccaacctggactgTTGTGTGAGAACTTCccctaccaccaccaaaaaatgacaattttttttaagcctttaatcctggcatagGGATGTAGCTCCTTGGTAGAGCACTTCTGTACTGTACAGAAAGCCCTGGATGCAATTCCTAAAACCacagatataaatattaaagACAAGGGCTTACTCCAATAGCCCTCCAGGTCTCACCAATAATAATAGCTCATGCTTATGGCACACTATAACCACACCATTGTTCTCTGTGTTAAGAGTTTTAGCTCACTTAATCCTCACAATTGTATAAAATAGGAGCTGTAATTGTCCCCATCTGACAAATGAGGAAAGTGAGTTCGGAGAAGTTGTGGTCTTCTAGCTTGGCTAGTCGCCAGGCCAAGATGAAAACCCCAGGAGTCTACCGCCCTGGCATAACCTACCACCAACACGTAATTCAGGATCCTGTCAACTCGCTAGAGACACGTGTATGAATTTTTCTAACCAGGCATCTCCAAAGAATCTCCAAGCACTGTTTTCTCCTTGTGCAGAGGCATTCCAGGAAAGGATGTCTCTCCTGTAGGGACCTACCGTGGCCACATAGGAATTGGGCATAAATGAGCAGAACAATAATTTGATTAAGTTGAATGATTATTTTCTGATCAAAGCAGGTGCCAAATGCATGGAAGAAAGATGTTGCTTGTACTTAAGTGAGAAATATTTTCTGTATAGGACAAGATAAATGCCTTTTTATTTGAGCACTTAGCATTCTGACTCTCATAAGAGCCTATAGAAGAGAGCATAATCGTGTCGTCATTACATGTTCATTCAAAGGAtccatttatatttgtgtgtctttTTAACTACAGAAACACATGCATCATACTTGCTTGTATCATGATTCTAACAAGACCCTGCCCAATATGAACAAAAAGTGGGTCCAAGCACCACAAATAATCCAAAGCAACTATGACAGTAATCATCTTCTCAAACACCAAAGTTCATCATCAGTCTCAACTCTCAAGAACGGATTGCCGGgtgtagtagtgcacaccttcaatcccaggacttgggaggcagaagcaggtgatctctctgagttcgtggccagtctggtctactagtgagttccaggatagccagagataccCTATCTCCAAAAAGGAGTTGGGGAGGGCAGTAAGGGGGAGGAGTAAGAAGATGATGTTATATGCTTAGGAACTGTCTTTCGGTCACTCATTTTCTCCTCTGCTCTAACTTAACTTTAAGGATATTGATAAGGTTTTAAGTAGCATATTCAaagtattattttcatttaattttgttgtagtagaaaaatagaaaatcagtAGTCTTAAGGGCCAGAATAGTTTGTCTGTTTTAatgcatttaaaaagtaaagaaaatcttaagtggctcatatctgtaatcctagtattctgaatactgaggcaggaggatcactaagAGTCTGAGACCTGGCTACAAAGTTCCCAGGCCAGCGGAGGCAACAAAgtaaggtcctgtctcaaaaagaaaaagatggtgGGCAAAACAACTGAGCAACATTACttagagggtaaaggcacttgccgcaagcctgaggacctgaatttgatctccaggATTCACgtaatggaaagagaaaatggactcctgcaagttgacctcttactcacacacacacacacacacacacacacacacacagtgtgctgCGCTCCTCCAATaaataagtgttttaaaataCCTTAAATATATGCACGCTAAATTGCAGTCAGAAGCATACAATAAAATTCTGTTAATATCACTAACATTTTGAGGTAACTTCTATTTCACACGCAGGCGATTTATAATGTCTTTCTATATGAATGATAAATTAGAGTTCTTAAACAAAATGCCGAAATTTCTGAAGAAACTGCAAGATTTAGGAGGAAACGCTCAACACAATTATATGCAACATAAAGATACCTGTCAAGTGCAAGAAAAGTAGGTATCAGACTGACTCAGTCTCTTCACTAAGTTAAAGATAAAGTTAATTGCAAAAATGCCAGCAAAGCTTTCCGTCAAAAACTAGCGGGGGAAAGCCCAGGTGCCTTGCCCCCATTAGGAACAGACAAGTCCGATAGCACGTGGTAATTCCCACCAAGGGTAACTGCTTGGCTCTAAGTGAGATACAAAGGCTAGGTTACAGTGACTTCAGTGTTTATTTTGGGTGAAGAAGGGGCAACATTCTCTGCTGCCCCAGTGTTGATCCTAACTGACTGATAAATAAAAGCCAAGTTTTGAAACACTTGTAATGCAAAGCATCTTGAGAAAGGAGTTGACTGTTCTTTCGATAGGGAGAGGATAGAAACTTAGTGTATGCTTGCAGAGAATTTAGGTCTCACGTTATATAGAAACTGTGTTAATATTATTCATCATCTGAATTTTATAACTGGACTCTTTGAATGTCTCTGAAGAAGATTGGGTTTAGAAATGATAGTATCAGCAAACAAGCTCATTAAAATTCTGATTCAGGTATCCAATACTATTAGATTGACTTGATCTCTGTGAAATTCCTTATGCCCATAGTTGATGACTATGCTTATTGGTGGAACACCACCCAaaaagcattcttttttatttatttattaaagatttctgcctcctccccaccaccgcctcccatttccctccccaaaaAGCATTTTTTACGAGACAGAGTTCAGTGAGAACGGCACATATATTGGAGCTGAATCTATATCTGCTGATCACTGTGGACCTACTTAGGGGTAGCTTAGGTGTGGACTGGGAACTGGGAGCCTCTGTCTTTGTGAATTCGGGAAGTGCTTTCCCTACATCCCGGGCCTTCAGAAATGCGGAGTCCATGTGAATCTTCTGTTCGGGTGAGCTGTGCATAGTTTCTAaggtgttttctcttttaattttttttttaatttatttttgggttgttattttgttttgtttttcgagacagtgtttcactgtgtaaccctagtggtcctggaactcattctgtagaccaggctggtctcgaactcacagggatgcacctgcctctgcctccctgagtgctgggattaaaggtgtgcactaccaccgccccgCCCTCAGTGATCTTTGTTGTGACTAGTCATGC is a genomic window of Chionomys nivalis chromosome 12, mChiNiv1.1, whole genome shotgun sequence containing:
- the Tsc22d1 gene encoding TSC22 domain family protein 1 isoform X1, which translates into the protein MHQPPESTAAAAAAADISTRKMAHPAMFPRRGSSGGSASALSAAGTVVSGAAPSSEDFPPPSLLQPPPPAASSTQGPQPPPPQSLNLLSQAPLQAQPLAPGGTQMKKKSGFQITSVTPAQISASISSNNSIAEDTESYDDLDESHTEDLSSSEILDVSLSRATDLGEPERSSSEETLNNFQEAETPGAVSPNQPHLPQPHLPHLPPQNVVINGNAHPHHLHHHHHLHHGHHLHHGHHHSSHAAVTTPSIPGGPPSSPVSRKLSTTGSSDGAVPVAPASAVSSSALPASGMPNLRAPSTAGSIGINSVPGTSATNNVSVAAAGSFSPHVTSGVHGNANISTSNIPSAAGVGVGPGVSSGVNVSALSGMGNGTVSSSPVANSVLNAAAGITVGVVSSQQQQPTVNTSRFRVVKLDSTSEPFKKGRWTCTEFYEKENALPAAEGVAINKAVETVKQTPTEVSSERESTSGGSVSSSVSTLSHYTESVGSGEMGAPAVVVQQPQPPPPPPLPVLPGVALQQMDFSSPGPQSIAAASIPQSISQPQMSQVQLQPQELSFQQKPGLQPVPLQAARSAAAGIQPSSVNVVTAAGGQQPSISSLAQPQLPYPQTAPPVQTPLPGPPPQQLPYGQQQPMVSTQLAPGHGQSMTQNPSSEYVQQQPILQAAMSSGQASSAGSGAGPSVIPVAQPQGIQLPVQSTAVQAQPAGASGQPIGQAQTAVSAVPAGSQIANLGHQANMPTAAQQPSTQVTPSVIQQGAPPSSQVVLPAPTGIIHQGVQTSASGLPPQLVIAPQSTLLTVPPQPQGVETVAPGVVTQQMPAGSPLPSASSISVPGQVSSAAPPGMPSAPTNLVPPQNIAQPPATQNGSLVQSVSQSPLIATNINLPLAQQIPLSSTQFSTQSLAQAIGSQMEDARRPAEPSVVGLPQTLSGDGGGMSAVSDGSSSSLAASASLFPLKVLPLTTPLVDGEDESSGASVVAIDNKIEQAMDLVKSHLMYAVREEVEVLKEQIKELIEKNSQLEQENNLLKTLASPEQLAQFQAQLQTGSPPATTQPQGTTQPPAQPASQGSGSTA